The Burkholderia cepacia genome includes a region encoding these proteins:
- a CDS encoding phosphatidate cytidylyltransferase — protein MLKTRVITAIVMLAVLLPVTLFAPLTAFGALIGVVLVFAAWEWARLLKLGGAGPVVYAVVAALALAATAPLGVDAASSRPLFMAAGVFWLLVGPFALRRKPELAGGVWRPFLLAAGLVVFAACWHALVAARALGVPFVLSLLLVVWLADIGAYFAGKAFGKRKLAVTISPGKSWEGAIGGWLAVMVVAGVAMVGHAFEPTLFSAFAVRYGMPGAWAALTLLVAYSVIGDLFESLLKRQAGVKDSSGLLPGHGGVLDRVDALLPVLPLAMLLLG, from the coding sequence ATGCTGAAAACCCGTGTGATCACGGCGATCGTGATGCTGGCGGTCCTGCTGCCGGTGACGCTGTTCGCGCCGCTCACCGCGTTCGGCGCGCTGATCGGCGTCGTGCTCGTGTTCGCCGCGTGGGAATGGGCACGCCTGCTCAAGCTCGGCGGCGCCGGCCCGGTCGTCTATGCAGTCGTCGCGGCGCTTGCGCTCGCGGCAACGGCGCCGCTCGGCGTCGATGCGGCTTCGTCCCGTCCCCTTTTCATGGCAGCCGGCGTGTTCTGGCTGCTGGTCGGCCCATTCGCGCTGCGGCGCAAGCCCGAACTCGCGGGCGGCGTCTGGCGGCCGTTCCTGCTGGCGGCCGGTCTCGTGGTCTTCGCGGCCTGCTGGCATGCGCTCGTCGCGGCGCGTGCGCTGGGCGTGCCGTTCGTGCTGTCGCTGCTGCTGGTCGTCTGGCTGGCCGATATCGGCGCATACTTCGCGGGCAAGGCCTTCGGAAAGCGTAAACTGGCCGTCACGATCAGCCCCGGCAAGAGCTGGGAGGGTGCGATCGGGGGCTGGCTCGCCGTGATGGTCGTCGCCGGTGTCGCGATGGTCGGGCATGCGTTCGAGCCGACCCTGTTTTCCGCATTCGCCGTGCGCTACGGGATGCCCGGCGCGTGGGCTGCACTGACGCTGCTGGTCGCGTACAGCGTAATCGGCGACCTGTTCGAGTCGCTGCTGAAGCGGCAGGCGGGCGTGAAGGATTCGAGCGGACTGCTGCCTGGCCATGGCGGCGTGCTCGACCGTGTCGACGCGCTGCTGCCGGTGCTGCCGCTCGCGATGCTGCTGCTTGGTTAA